In Nilaparvata lugens isolate BPH chromosome 5, ASM1435652v1, whole genome shotgun sequence, the following proteins share a genomic window:
- the LOC111048402 gene encoding ubiquitin domain-containing protein UBFD1 isoform X1 — MDCQDAGEKENGEMDCTRLISSTPDPDSQKSTQTTSELVDLTIIYNKSKFEIKFCLDENVGQLKKHLQNVINVPHSLQKVMIKGLAKDERILRELGVVKGAKIMVVGSKLEDVIAVSVPDPQEAADDKASAVATKEPFCKQKIHRKVLDKGVPEDAMPGIINTKETLPPFPLSGMLNKSGGKVRLTFKLELDQLWIGTKERTDKIPMNSIKSIVSEPIQDFEEYHIMGLQLGTTEASRYWVYWVPAQYVESIKEAVLGTWPL; from the exons ATGGATTGTCAAG ATGCTGGAGAGAAAGAAAACGGTGAGATGGATTGCACCAGACTTATTAGTAGTACTCCAGATCCAGATTCACAAAAAAGTACTCAAACCACTTCGGAGCTAGTcgatttaacaattatttataacaagAGCAAATTCGAAATAAAATTTTGCTTGGACGAAAATGTTGGACAATTGAAGAAACATTTACAAAATGTTATAA ATGTACCACACTCGTTGCAGAAAGTTATGATAAAGGGTCTTGCAAAAGATGAAAGGATTTTGCGAGAACTAGGCGTTGTAAAAGGTGCTAAAATTATGGTGGTCGGCTCAAAACTTGAAGATGTGATAGCTGTTTCGGTTCCAGATCCTCAA gAGGCAGCAGATGACAAGGCAAGTGCTGTGGCTACAAAAGAACCATTCTGCAAACAGAAAATTCACAGAAAAGTTCTTGATAAAGGAGTACCTGAGGATGCGATGCCGGGGATCATCAACACAAAA GAGACCTTGCCGCCTTTTCCGTTGTCTGGAATGCTGAACAAGTCGGGTGGTAAAGTGAGACTGACCTTCAAGTTGGAGCTTGATCAGCTGTGGATTGGCACCAAGGAGCGGACTGACAAAATTCCCATGAACTCGATAAAGAGCATCGTCAGTGAGCCCATTCAAGACTTTGAGGAGTATCATATCATG GGCTTGCAGCTGGGCACAACGGAGGCATCGCGCTACTGGGTGTACTGGGTGCCTGCCCAGTATGTCGAGTCCATCAAGGAAGCCGTTCTTGGCACCTGGCCACTCTGA
- the LOC111048402 gene encoding ubiquitin domain-containing protein UBFD1 isoform X2 codes for MDCQDAGEKENGEMDCTRLISSTPDPDSQKSTQTTSELVDLTIIYNKSKFEIKFCLDENVGQLKKHLQNVINVPHSLQKVMIKGLAKDERILRELGVVKGAKIMVVGSKLEDVIAVSVPDPQEAADDKASAVATKEPFCKQKIHRKVLDKGVPEDAMPGIINTKETLPPFPLSGMLNKSGGKVRLTFKLELDQLWIGTKERTDKIPMNSIKSIVSEPIQDFEEYHIM; via the exons ATGGATTGTCAAG ATGCTGGAGAGAAAGAAAACGGTGAGATGGATTGCACCAGACTTATTAGTAGTACTCCAGATCCAGATTCACAAAAAAGTACTCAAACCACTTCGGAGCTAGTcgatttaacaattatttataacaagAGCAAATTCGAAATAAAATTTTGCTTGGACGAAAATGTTGGACAATTGAAGAAACATTTACAAAATGTTATAA ATGTACCACACTCGTTGCAGAAAGTTATGATAAAGGGTCTTGCAAAAGATGAAAGGATTTTGCGAGAACTAGGCGTTGTAAAAGGTGCTAAAATTATGGTGGTCGGCTCAAAACTTGAAGATGTGATAGCTGTTTCGGTTCCAGATCCTCAA gAGGCAGCAGATGACAAGGCAAGTGCTGTGGCTACAAAAGAACCATTCTGCAAACAGAAAATTCACAGAAAAGTTCTTGATAAAGGAGTACCTGAGGATGCGATGCCGGGGATCATCAACACAAAA GAGACCTTGCCGCCTTTTCCGTTGTCTGGAATGCTGAACAAGTCGGGTGGTAAAGTGAGACTGACCTTCAAGTTGGAGCTTGATCAGCTGTGGATTGGCACCAAGGAGCGGACTGACAAAATTCCCATGAACTCGATAAAGAGCATCGTCAGTGAGCCCATTCAAGACTTTGAGGAGTATCATATCATG TGA
- the LOC111048392 gene encoding equilibrative nucleoside transporter 4, with protein sequence MFDNSPSHEMDENLSRGYIQLGKGRGNDFRFSKEFRHLSPPVDKFNAIYLSLVLAGVGFLLPYNSFIIAVDYFGAQYPDTTIVFDMSLMYIGTAIFAVFANNFVVETFSLNTRITFGYIVSFFTLLFVATCEIWWGIFGTSTLYTMNLVAVSVVALGCTVQQSSFYGYTSMLPSRYTQAVMAGESGAGLLVSINRILTKLLLDDGRLNTLIFFSISAVLVSLCFALHQAVQKTDFVQFYLTLCRESKKITLEPTEDAGLMDPVEPGGEGGKSQYGVLKLQQSPLDSAGPGTVGGVGGGSHFSFANPVYEPTATTAPGTGPTYKVEDVVVRMHGAGATSTSYRRTNSTRLWAAIKKGMAARMEVTRSVWQYMLSIALAYFVTLCLYPGIESDIHSCRFGSWMPVIIMAAFNAADLLGKMLASVTYEWSRGELLMFAGVRALLIPLLVLCAIPRQAPIISSEEAPILISIMLGLTNGLVGSLPMILAPARVPDHHRELTGNMMTLSYNVGLTAGSLVAYLLDGLINMYTTVPYRQICTELVTSAAAATTAATELANLTTTAVTTATTSSVVLTTTTTQLTTTAAAAVSSILMTSVTPVPSGDYNSTFF encoded by the exons atGTTTGACAACAGCCCATCTCACGAAATGGATGAGAATCTGAGCAGGGGATACATTCAACTTGGCAAAGGACGGGGAAATGACTTCAGATTCTCAAAAGAGTTCAGACATCTTTCACCCCCTGTGGACAAATTCAATGCCATTTACCTGTCACTGGTTTTGGCTGGAGTAGGATTTCTCCTCCCTTACAACAG TTTTATCATTGCAGTGGATTATTTTGGAGCGCAGTATCCAGATACAACGATTGTGTTTGATATGTCATTGATGTACATAGGAACGGCAATCTTTGCCGTCTTCGCTAACAATTTTGTAGTGGAGACATTTTCTCTCAATACTCGCATCACATTTG GTTACATAGTGTCTTTCTTCACTCTTCTTTTCGTAGCGACCTGTGAGATTTGGTGGGGGATATTCGGCACAAGCACTCTCTACACCATGAATTTGGTCGCCGTTTCAGTAGTCGCTCTCGGCTGCACGG TTCAGCAGTCAAGCTTCTATGGTTACACAAGTATGCTGCCCAGCAGGTACACGCAAGCTGTGATGGCCGGTGAAA GTGGAGCTGGTCTACTAGTGTCGATCAACCGAATTCTAACCAAACTGCTGTTGGATGACGGCAGGCTCaacacattgatatttttctcGATTAGTGCAGTGTTAGTGTCGCTCTGCTTCGCCCTCCACCAAGCAGTGCAGAAAACAGACTTTGTCCAGTTCTACCTGACACTGTGCAGAGAGTCCAAGAAGATAACTCTCGAACCCACTGAGGATGCAGGTTTG ATGGACCCAGTGGAGCCAGGTGGTGAGGGTGGCAAGAGCCAGTACGGCGTGCTGAAGCTGCAGCAAAGTCCGCTGGACTCGGCCGGGCCAGGCACTGTGGGTGGAGTGGGCGGGGGCAGCCACTTCAGCTTCGCCAATCCCGTGTACGAGCCGACGGCGACCACCGCCCCCGGAACCGGTCCCACCTACAAGGTCGAGGATGTCGTCGTCAGGATGCACGGCGCCGGCGCCACGTCAACCTCCTACCGGCGAACAAACTCCACCAGGTTGTGGGCTGCTATCAAGA AGGGCATGGCGGCACGCATGGAAGTGACTCGTAGCGTGTGGCAGTACATGCTGTCCATAGCACTGGCCTACTTTGTGACACTGTGCCTCTACCCGGGCATCGAGTCGGACATTCACAGTTGCCGCTTTGGCTCATGGATGCCTGTCATCATTATGGCTGCATTTAACGCGGCTGATCTACTCGGAAAG ATGCTGGCATCAGTGACATACGAGTGGTCACGAGGCGAGCTGCTGATGTTCGCGGGCGTTCGCGCGTTGCTGATTCCGCTGCTGGTGCTGTGTGCCATTCCGCGTCAGGCGCCCATCATCTCCAGCGAAGAGGCGCCCATCCTCATCTCCATCATGCTCGGACTCACCAACGGCCTCGTCGGCAGTCTGCCCATGATCCTCGCGCCCGCCAGGGTGCCCGACCACCATCGCGAGCTCACTG GTAACATGATGACGCTCTCGTACAACGTTGGCCTGACAGCTGGGTCGCTAGTGGCCTATCTACTGGATGGCCTCATCAACATGTACACAACTGTGCCGTACCGCCAGATCTGCACTGAGCTGGTGACAAGTGCCGCTGCCGCCACAACCGCCGCCACCGAGCTGGCCAACCTCACAACAACGGCTGTCACCACGGCAACAACATCATCTGTGGTGTTGACAACAACCACCACTCAGCTGACAACAACGGCAGCTGCTGCGGTCAGCAGTATTCTCATGACATCCGTCACTCCGGTCCCTTCCGGCGACTACAACTCTACCTTCTTCTAA